The following DNA comes from Triticum aestivum cultivar Chinese Spring chromosome 3D, IWGSC CS RefSeq v2.1, whole genome shotgun sequence.
AggttctctccctcactctctttTGCTTAAATTACTGTGGTTTTTTTCTTCTGTCGCCATGAGTGGGCGTGAGACTGCGTCGCAGGGAAGAAGGTAATTTGTTTTTCTGTCCAATGCATTGAAGCTATAATGTACGTGCTTAGTAAATTGTTTAGGGCGGTGTGAGACTTATAATGCCTGCCAAGTGCCAACTTAGTGAATTGATAAACCAGGAATTTTGTGTTTTTTACTTCACTTGATTTTGCACAATTCAGTTATGTGTCCACTGAATGGATTTGACATGACATTTCCTGCAGGCAATGAGGGAAGTAGATGGGCATGGCTGATCTGTTCGTCATGCAGTTATGTGCTATCTTATTCCTTGATACTGAGTGTGAGCCCATGCATGTGCAAGCTATATGTACCCTTAAGCTATTAGTGTTCTCTAACTTATTTCCTACTATTCCTGTATGGTACCACTTTTTCCCTAGCAAGGATATGTGAGCCTATTAACCTTATGTTGTCTGTCAATGTCAGATTTAGAACCCAGCAAAGAAATATGGCAGAAATTTGCATATTAACCTTTCTTGTGCAGGTTTGAGATATAAATGTCACACAGATGATTCTTTGCCATGAGTGTGTAAACTTAATGAGGCAACATGGTCTTCGGCACAAGAAATACCCATGGACGTGAGTGCGGGCTGCCGCTCCGGCCTCCACTCCTCTGCTTGACCACCGCTGCCACCACGTTGAGGCCCTCGCCACCAAGCGGCATGCTTTCCCGTGAGCTAGCTTCTTCAACacatgtttctctgaatttctacAAGCTAAATTAGTACATGCTTCTCTGAACGTTAGCCTGTATTGGATTCTTGTATGTTATGATTTGCCCAATCTGCTCTTCCTACACCCATGGATAGGGACAAAGGGCAGGTACACAAATAGCTAAGAACACAAGGAGACGTGCAGGTCTGCGTTTCTGAGTTATATCTCTTTTAGCACCAGCGATTAAATGGTGTGTAGCTGGTCAGGCGTGCTTGCCTAAAATGTACTTTAGTAGTTGCTAGATCCATGCTAGCTTCTATGTTGTTCTTGCAGCCTCAGCTAGCTAATTTTATTTAAAGCAAATGTTGTTCTATCCTTCCAATTACTGTTATtcagttcttcttttcttttttctgttgtCGTTCACAGTACAAATGTTATGAGAATTTCATGAATTTTGTCATATCTTTCTCCCAGTTACCTTAATTTTGTAAATTGTGGTCTAATTCAATTTTGAGTTTGTTTTCAGAAAAGCCTACTTTAAAGCTGTGTAAATCCATTATTTCCTTTGAGTTTGCCATGGAGGTGAGTTGGGAACCTTTTTTATACTTGGTGGATGCACTGATGTAGTGACGGAGACTTGCCTGAATGTTGTTTTCCTCAGCGCGAAGTGCTTACAATTCTCAAAGGCGTCAACAAGTCCAGGAGGAGATTGACAAGGTGCAGGCAAGATCTCAAGTTCATTGCTGTCTTTTTCTGTTTGAACATTTTCTTATTTGGAGTTGCAGCCGATTTATGGTGTGTCAACCGACTTGGCTTAGGATGTATTGTAGTTGGTTTGGTTGCATCAACCAACAAGTTTTATTATGTATTGCAGTTGGTTTGGTACCATCAGCCGATTGGCCAGTTGGAAAACCAGCGGGGAAAACATGTACTGTGAGCTCCCCTCGCATTCAGAGTTTAGAGCTTGATGAACAATGTTGTGTGAGCTTGTTGATGATCTGCTATTTTTCACAAAATTGGGACATGTCGGATGGTCGATGTGAGGTTCTCTAAGTAAAAAAAAAATCCTCATTTGTCCATTCTAATAGTCTGATGGAATTTTGTTGATAAGAACCTACAGTTTCTTGGGTAAGTTTGGGTTAGGAGTTCCGTATATATGCGCCAAGAAAGTATATAGGGAAATCATGACATGTTTTTTTTGCAGTGCCAACACTGAAATGTAAAGTGTGTCATGCATGACTTTTATATGTGTTTTAGGAATTGGAGGATAGCTCTATAAACAAAATTCCTTAttctgcacttctctgctttgctTGGCAGGAATTCTTGTTGTAAAGAGCGAAGGCATGGTTTGGTTTGCATGACATTATCTTCAATTGGCTGGAGATATATAAATGTTGATACTTGATTTTCTCACCTGGCATTTTATCACTTCTGTGAAAGACACTCCATTTTCTCATAGTAATAGTTCGTTATTATTGTTGATACATAAATGGATCTTTATTGAATGGTACTTGTATGTGTGTATGGAGAATGGTGATTAACCTTTTAAATAATCTATTATCCAACAAGGTGATTCTAATTTCTGATTAGATTATACTATAACAATATGATTAGCAAAATTTCAAACGGTTGTATATTTGACACATAGTGCAATGGGCCGAAGCCCGCCTGTATATTTTGTTCAAATACTGAAATTCATTTACAGGGGATTATAATCATTTGGGCGCTATGCATTGAGAAAGTGTGCATTTAGATAAGAGACTATATAATTAACGCAAAGATGTGCGATGTTTTTTTCAACAAGAATGTTGATCATGAAGAATGATAATCAAATTATTTGTATGAGTCAAGAAATGCACTTTGTATGAATTTTCAAAAAATTCCAGAAATTTATGTATATTTCGTAAGAGTTTTTCATGTTtgatacgtgcgttgcacgtgcacgcttactagtgtgTAAAAAACCGAACAGAAACGAAGCAATTCTCGACAAACAGAAAACGAAGAAAAACGAAGCTGAAAAAAAACACCCCAGTCTCCATAATAGTTAAAAAATTCGAACTAGTGAGGCCGTCGGTTCAAAATTTTACCGGTCAGACCGCCGGTTCACCGGTTCGATGTCTAGTTTTTTATATATACCATAAATAATACATTCCGTGTACTAGTGCCATACTAAATAGATGTTAAATACAATCATTTAAATAAAATTGAAAAGAAAATTGGCCAGCCAAGATGGTTTTGGGTCAAAGGTTTGAATTCCTTTTGACGCAggttattttctattttttgtgtGGCACTGGTTCAACCGCCGGTTTTATGCCTTGGGTTCATGCAAAAACTAACCTGTTTACATGGTTTTTCCGGTCCAATTGCAGGTCGGTCTTTTTAGCTTTAAAACCTGATAGGGACGCTGGTTCTGGTTTTTTTTCGGTCCGACCGCCGGTCTGGTCCGGTTTTTTAAACTATGGTCTCGATACCCAAATCAACACGAGTGACCCGCCACCGGGGCGACAGCTTGCCGACGGCGCTGGATTCCACgttctcctccgcctcccgccccaGCCATCATCGTTCCTCCGAGCCTCAGCCATCTGCAAGCACGGTCAATGACTCGTCACTGACCCTAAATTCCTCATCTGCTTCCGCGCCCGGCACCAGAAGCCACCCCTCCTTGGCGTCTTCGAGCGCAGCGCCAGCTAGTATATTATGTATCCAATACTTTCATCTGTTTTAATCTTGCCATTAATTTTACCTTCGTAATAATATAACTTTTCTTGAATCCAATAATGCTTTTGTTACTTGATGATGATCCTCTGCAAGTGACCAGTGCATCTGTAGCACAATAGAAATAATACCAGTCTCCATTCTCCAAACTGAATACCCAATAGCACTTTCGTTGTGGTGAGGGATGAGTTTACATGAGAAAAATTCTTTTGACAGCTAAATATTTCATTATGAGGTATCTATATATGCTGTTTATTCTTTGCATTTTACAGCATACTCCTATATGATTTTGTTTACTATTGCTAGTATCTATAAAAATTTATTATTATTTTCAAGTTATATTGCCTTCTCTTATCTTATCTATAAAAGGTTAGTTACAAAACATCTATGAGGAGTGATTTATTTTTCTCAAGTCaacacatatatgatatatgtGTAATTGACTCATTGTTCATTTCTCTTGTCCATTTGTCTTCTCCTCGGAACTGTTGTTAATTGCCTGACTTCTTATGCTTTATAGGCACAACCATTAAGTGTGGATCTAATGGAGCTAAAATGTTGCATGACTCATAGGATGATTAACTCGTTTATGTGCGAATGTGCTGAAATGGTTCAAAAGGTAAGAAGATATTCTCCATATAGCTTGTGAAATTGACTGTTTGAATtttttatatatggaaaatatctGGCTGCCAGCCTGGATAGTATGCACTCACAAACTGCTGCCCATTTAGCTATAGGGATTTACACATGAGAATAACATAGACAACAATTAAAATGGCGGTGATGCAAAGATAAACTGACTCCCTTTTTCAGTTCGTAAATGATATCCAGATGTTGAATATAACGTTGGTGTTGAAatcatgtgtgtgtgtgcgcgcacgagTTTGGACATGCCTACAGTTTTCTCTTTGTTTAGCTGTTTCGTTATCTAAAAGCTCAACTAAAAAAAGATGTATAAGCTTAAAGCAATAGAAACCAGCTTCTACTTAACTTCCCACAGGAGTGTCGGTGCGGACAGGGGCGGAGCTGCATGGAGCTACCCTGTTGCACCGGCAACACGGTCAAGTTGGTTTCTACTGATAGTTTAGCACTTGGATCAAGCGTGTGCATGAGTGCATCAGGCTAAACTAGCAATGGTGCAACAGGGTAGATGCAGATGCAGCTCCGCCCCTGGGTGCGGAGAAGCATTAAAAATCTCAATAGTCCATCTTGTTATTAGTTCATTATTACAAACATCAGGTACAACTGAATTTTTCTATTCGCAATATATTGGACTGCAAGACTGGAACACATACATTGGTTTagctatttcagaatgaataggttGGAAGCATTATGTTAGTAGTCCAGGTTTTAGGAAACCTCACTCACGAACAAGTGCAGCCTATCAGCTCTACTACTAAAAGTAATATATTGCAGGACGCTGAAGAAAAACTAACATGGACATGTACCGTTGAAGCACATAACGATTTAATAGGTTCCATGTTTCTTCTTCAGTCCGGCATGCACCCCATCAGGTTCTTTCCGTCAGTCAGTTCAGATGGCTGCAGCTCCTCCAATTAGGCTGCTGCTTCAAAAGGGAAACTCTGGGTGGGATGAAAAATCGTCTTTGTTGCAATCAAACTTTGCATCATTTATATAGATTGTCTGAAACCAAACCAAGCAGATAAACCCATGGTATAAGCAGATTGAAGTGGTGTTTGTTGGGGTGGAGAGTTGTCGCATGAAGTAGAACATTGGATAGGTAGATATATAGTACGATAATCTAGTATGTACCAGTAGGTACAGGGACGGGTGTTCAGACGTAGCCTTGGCTTCCTTCCAACAACGACGATTGTGTAGGGTAGGGACGGCGCACTTCGAATATCtatgagagaattccttatttggccctatTTGAAAATGGGCTTCCTTATTTGGCCATAAAAAATATTTTCCCCTATTTGACCCTCTATCATTTTATTTTTTCTATGGCATTTCGATCAAACGCGTAAAGTGGCACGTGAATAGACTGTTTTACCCTTtggttcaaaaaagccaaaaactgTTTGACCCTCTACCTAAATTATATATAAGGAAACGCCAAACCTCTTCCCTGTTTTCTCTTCTAGATCTCGCCAAACCTCTTCCCCGTTTCCTCTTCTAGATCTCACCAAACCTCTTCTTCGTTTTCTCTTCCAGATCTTGCCGGCGTCTCCATTCCCAAATCGAAATCCCCACGGCGACGACTCGACGGCGAAGCCTGTTTCCCTACTGTACAAAGACGATCTCCTTCAGGGGAGCATGGTACGTCTTCGTCCCTTCCGGATGAAGATGATCTCCTCTAGGAGATCCTCATCGGTGGCGCCTGAGTTTCACGAAGAAGATCTCGCCCACCCCGCGCCGCAGTcctccctcccgcgtgcttcatcGATGGCGCTGGCCTCCCCGCTTGAAGATGACGATCTCCTCCgggagatcctcctccgcctcgtgcCGCAACCATCCTCCTTCCCACGTGCCTCTGCCGTCTGCAAGCGATGGAGAGGCCTCCTCACCGACCCCAGGTTCCTCCGCCGCTACTATGCCCACCACCGCAAGCCTCCCCTCCTCGGTGTCTTTGAGACTCGCAGCAGGAGGAACCCCTTCATTTCAACTTTGGACTCTCCCGaccgcatcccccccccccccgagcgcttCGACCTACAACGTCACGACAGCTTCCCCAAAAGTGTTCTTGATTGCCGCCATGGCCACGTCCTAGTCAAATATTGGATGCGGGAAGACCTCGTTGTGTGTGATCCCATCACCGGTGAGAATCACCACATGTCTATTCCATCGAAATTCAAGGGGGTATTCATTAGCGGGGCGGTGCTTTGCGCTGCCGGTGACCAGGGCCATGTGCACGGTGGCTGCCACTCCAGTCCTATAAAAGTGGTCTTGGTGTCCACGACAAAAGATACTAGAGCCCTAGCCTGTGTTTACTCCTCGGAGACTGGCGTATGGGACAATCTGATCTCAACATCAACTCCATGTCAGCTTTTTGTTGGTCATTTTTCTGGGACCCTCATTGGCAAGGCCCTTTATTGGCCGCTTTTTACTCCTGAGAAGGGCATACTGGAGTTTAATTTGGAAGAGCTGAGCCTAGCTGTGATTGAGGGTCCTCCTTTGACAAACAATTTCGACATGGGCAATATTTGGATCATTCAGGCTGGGGATGGTGTTCTTGGCTTAGCCGTATTGTCTTACCCTTTCTTCCAAATTTGGCAAAGGGAGGTCAATTTTCATGGTGTTGCCGCATGGGTACTGCAAAAGACCATTGAAATACATAGCATTCTTGGTCTGCCTCCCCAGATTGGAAGAGGGGCAAGAGCGAAGAAAACTATAGTGGGATATTTTGAGGATGCTGATGTAGTTTTTATACTTGTGGGTGATAGTCTGTATATGGTTCAACTTAAATCGATGCAATGCAAGAGACTTTGTGAAACCAATATTTCGGTTTGCTACTATCCTCTCACGAGCTTCTATGTACTAGGTGATTCTTCTTCCATGGGCATTATATTGTAGGAGTAACTTAATCCAGTTATTTTCCGTACATGGTTAGTTGATGAACATGTTCTGTAAGTGATGAGTCCGTAGCACACAAGAAATAATTGCATTTCTTGTGTCTCTAATTAGGCTAATTTATTTCAGATTGAATACCCAAGATCACTTTTTTCGCTAGAGTTTATAAGCCATATTTTTTTTGTCTCCTTGCCATAGCAAGGAATGAGTTTACATGAGCAAAATTCTAGACAATATATCTTATGAGTCATGAGGTAGCTACTTATACTGTTGTCAGGAATATCTTTTGCACTTTACAACAGATGTGATGTAGTTTACTATTTATAGTATCTTGCTAAGCTACATAACCTTCTCTTGCCTGTAAAGTCCGTTAAAAAGTCTATGGAAAGTGATCTATTTTGCTCAAGTTAGCTCATATATGTAACTGACTCAGTGTTCCCTTTTCTTATCCATTTGTCTTCTCATTGGAATTGTTGTTAATTGTTTGAATTCTTATTATGCTAGGCACATCCATTGGATCTAATGGAGAAAATGATGCGTGAAGATAGAAGATAATTGTTTTCTTTGATGTGCTAATGTGCTGAAGTAATTCAACAGGTAAGAAGGTCTTCTGAATATAGCTTCTGAGATTTGGATTGTTTGATCTTTTTCTATGAAAACATTCGTTTGCACACGTGCGTAGCATGCACTCACAAATTATGATCCATTTGCATGGGCTTGCGTAATTTATATCTACGTGGTGAATACAGTGTTTGTGTGCCTATCTGGGCATGCATAGAGTTCTCCGTTTGTTTAGTTTTTTCATAATCTAAAACCTGAAATCAATGGATTGCCCCCTTCTTTTTGGGCTGGGACTTAGGCAGTGTGGAGAAGCCTTAGGAAACTTAATGGTCAATTTAGTTATTGGTTTATTGCAAACATCAAGCATTCAACTCCTCCACCCCAAAAAAATGATAGTGTCAAGTTTTTCTATCATTAGTATTCCTAGGAGATTTATCCAGGACTATGATATATGTTATAGTTATGTTCTTTATATTGTTGGACTAATAATGAGTTTGTTCCTCCAGATGAAGGAATGACCGATGCAGTTCTCACCGGGTTTGTTCCATTGCATCAATGTGGCCTGCACTATTTATATGTTATCTGAAAAGAAAAAACTTGTCATGCTAGTCTAGCCCAATTTCTACTGTAGCAAGATGGTGCTTCTGAATACCTAATCCAGGGAATTTCAGCTTaccctagtgttatttgaaatcaAATTTCTTTCTTTATATGCTAGTGCTTGGAAGCTCCTCTCTTCGACAATGTGTGGTTCAGGCCCAAGGATCACCAAAACTTATATGTTTGTCAGTTTGTGTATTCTTCTCGGTTCTTGTGCTTGGATGCCATTACAGTCGATGTATTTTGTACCGATGGGAATTTCAGCCATAAATATATATGACCTACACTTATATTGTTGTGTATTCTTTTCAGCTGTGGTTTGAAAAGCATGTCATTGCTGTCGATCTTAACTAGCCATGATCCACTTAACCTCCTTTTATTTTTGAGATTAATAGCAGGAAATTACTGTGCACAAGTTTAAGCCTGCCTGCTTGAAAGAAAATGGTTCTTGGTCTGAATTAACTGAATGCCAGGAAATTCTAGTACTTCGTTATCCTGAGTGAGGAAGCTACTGTCGAGTACTTCATTATGGTTAGTTCATATGAGCCAGAGGATTCGTCATTCTCGCAACAGCTGTTTACTACTGAAGACTCAACACTAGACGACAGCGAGCCTACAGTCATAGCGAAATCCACAGGAGCTAGATAACATGAGGGTTGGCATTCTTAGATGTAATTATCCCTGAAAGAGTGAGGTTGCACGCGAGCTATTACCCTGAAACGGTGTGAGTTCCTCTACGAGCAGGTATCACAGCTATCGTCACCATCGTCGCCATCTCATACAAAATCATGGGAACAAGTTCATATATACCAGTACAAAAGTTTTAAGCAGTTAAAGATCAGCAGCAGCTGAAGCATAAAACTATAGACCAAGTACTCCGCGCCCCTTAGACCATGCTTTCTTTCTGTTTCCATTACAAGCACCCATAGTAcacccactatatatatatattcatgctAACAATGTTTGCACAGAactttcgcaaaaaaaaaatgttTGCACAGAACTTCAAATACAACTCCAGATTTTGCAAGCTATTAGTCACCTAATAATATTTTCAAATAATACATGCCTTCCAGAAATATGATTACTCCATCATCTAACTGCTACTATTACATAGATATAGATATAGCAATTGGACTACTCCATCATCTAACTGCTACTATTACATGATTCTGCAATCGAAACACACATAGTAGATTAATTTCATTCTCGGTACAGCCACGACCATTGCTCCAGCTTTCCAGGAGCTAGGTGCATCACCTCATGCATTACATCACACACACCTTATTTTCACTCATCCTCCTCGGAGATTTCAGGCACCTCAGATGACAACTGGTAAGTATCATCAATATGGATGTGCCCTTCATCACAGAAGAACGGTCTGGAAGGCATTTGCAAGCTATCCTTCCAGCATCTCTATGACCTCGCTCATTGTCGGACTGTCACAAGAGTTCATCAAATAGCTAAGCCTTGTATGTTTCTTACTTTAACCCTAAATCCAAGTCTGATTAAACCAAAGCTTGGGTTAAAATATAATAGACAAAACTATCCATGTAAATGATCCTTCCCTCATGTATGTACCTAAATAAAAATTATATTGTTTGTAAGGATCAAAATATAGTTTATATTTTTCTACTTTTTGGAAAGGAAGGACGAAGCCTCCCGAATCCTGCATGCCAGATGCAGGCAACCATAATTTTATTAAAGTTTGTATGAGACACTGGTACTAAACTAATCAATAAACAAAATACAGTAGGTAAACAACAATGGCCTCAACCACCTCAATTAAGTCTCGCTTACCAAATTAGTGGATTATTTAAAAATTACGAAGAGACCGACACAAataactaactttctcaaatcaaCCCCTAATGGATAAGGTCACTACGGTACGACAAAGCTACCAACTCCTCCAAAATTGCCTCCATTCGAGCCTCTAAGCCACATCTGAATCTATTTGTTGATGGTGTAGAGAAAAGCAAATTAATCCGGCGCTGGAGGAAAAGCACGCTTGACTTAAAAAGGTAAAGTTTTCATGGAGAATTTAAGTGCCAACACGTCTAGGAGAAGTTTTGATAGGTGCACTTTTCTAGCTTGTCTCGTCTGTTTTTGTTTTCTAAACGGGCTCGATCACTCATCTAGGGAATTTGAGACAACAACCGATGACCACTCCACTCAGATGGTTTCCATGGAGGGTTTCTGGCCTGTCTAATATAGCCATTTATGTACTAGTGTAGCCTTCATCTATCTTGTCCTCCTAGGATGGTAGGCAATGGAGTATCCGAAGACGGTGGTCGAACCGTAGGGAGGTGGAAGTAGCATTGCCGATTGTCGTAATGCATAATGGTACACCATAATAAGGCCCTAACACCAACACATCTTACCAGTTTAATACCATATAATCAGTACAATAGATTAGTTTTAATCTTGGGTACACTAAGAGTCTACAACCAATGATGATGTGCTCATTAAATGAAACATGCATGGTTGAGACCATGTGCAATCATATCAAACTGGACGAGCCTACGATGCAAAAAAGATATAGCTCTAACTTAAAATGCGAGTAATAAATCAATAAAATTAGAATACAAGTGAATGCCACATGTGCTAGAAGTGAAGAAGCGTGAAGGCACACAAGTCGATAAATACAGTGAAATACCTTCACTCCAGCAATTCCCAACATATGAGCATAGACCCCCTCCAAGACATGTTGCTCCTCTGATGCTGATGAGTAGAGATCGTGCATATGTTTAGATAGTACATCTTGTGTTGTACATGGATGGATTTTGTAGGCTTGGAAGGCATTGGAAATTATTTTACCACTGCATGGTTCATCATTTCAAGCATTTTGATCCTTTACGTCTCCTCTAtgagagtaaattgggcatcataTCCATAATTGCGACCCTGCGGTATCAATCATGTATCAAACTAAGTCCAAGATACTCAAGGAATATCGTTGGTGCCCATGGCAGCCTCCACCAGCGTAAGCATTAGATTTTTGCACTGATGCCACCGTGTCTCAGCTTGAGTGTGGAGCGTCTACATCAAGCCCGAAGCTAAGTTGTTGATGGTTGGATTATCTTTGCTACAAACTGAAATCCTAGCTGTCACATCAAAACCACCACCCTGCCATGACTATACAGGTGCATGTAGGTAGACTCATCAAGAGCCGTACGTGCATTGTAGATCTACGAACCAACTCATAGATTAATTCGGTTTCTTCAATTGTGTTTGCATATACATGTGTCAACAGGGGAAAAGAGAGGAGTGAGCGAAGAAAAAAACACACAAAATCGATCAAAGGCTCGATGTGCATTCACCAATTGCACGCATATAGAAATTTCTTATGTGTATGTCTTCAAGCCGATTAATAAAGATTTCCACTCGAAAGCAAACGACGGATCAAATCACATAACTATGACCGGGGAGGACTGGCACTTGTTGAACTCCATACATACTCTCTAAGTCTCTGACCAAACTCAAAccccatttttttctttttttggatgCAACAGCAGTCGAGCTGAGAG
Coding sequences within:
- the LOC123077087 gene encoding uncharacterized protein isoform X1, producing the protein MVFGTRNTHGRECGLPLRPPLLCLTTAATTLRPSPPSGMLSQKPTLKLCKSIISFEFAMEREVLTILKGVNKSRRRLTSWFGTISRLASWKTSGENMNSCCKERRHGLVCMTLSSIGWRYINVDT
- the LOC123077087 gene encoding uncharacterized protein isoform X3, encoding MVFGTRNTHGRECGLPLRPPLLCLTTAATTLRPSPPSGMLSQKPTLKLCKSIISFEFAMEREVLTILKGVNKSRRRLTRNSCCKERRHGLVCMTLSSIGWRYINVDT
- the LOC123077087 gene encoding uncharacterized protein isoform X4, with the protein product MVFGTRNTHGRECGLPLRPPLLCLTTAATTLRPSPPSGMLSQKPTLKLCKSIISFEFAMEREVLTILKGVNKSRRRLTSWFGTISRLASWKTSGENMY
- the LOC123077087 gene encoding uncharacterized protein isoform X2, translating into MVFGTRNTHGRECGLPLRPPLLCLTTAATTLRPSPPSGMLSQKPTLKLCKSIISFEFAMEREVLTILKGVNKSRRRLTRCRNSCCKERRHGLVCMTLSSIGWRYINVDT